The genomic region GGTTCACAGCCATCATGAACACAAGCCAGGACATCTTTATAGTCCCTTGAAATAGTGAAGGAATCATAAACCTTCCCATCACGGCTTTTCTTATACTCAAATAACAGGGATGACTGGTTAAATGCTGTTAGCTtcacaaatccaaagtcataATCTCTATAAATACTCCAATATGGGATGAGTTGGCTGAATTTCGAAAGATGGCTCCCTGCTCCACCTACAACGACGTGGATAGTTCCGTTCACAGTGCCTGAGTaatgatttttttctttgttcACACATTGATTCTGCACAAAGCATATGCCACAAAAATTAGTGCTTATAATATACTATCCAACTGTTCCCTACACAAGGTAACTGTTAGGGTAACAGATACAAGAATCCCGGGATTTAATTTGACACTGCAGATTTGAGGATCTCTCAGTATTTGCAATTCTTACCTGGTAGATTGGGCATGACCTTTCATAGTTATGGACATGGCCGTAGAAGGCAATGTCAACCTTGTACTTCTGCCAAAGTTTCTGCAAACCATCCCTTCCCATAGGCTCTTCATATGCGCCCTCCTGGCTGTACCAGTCATTAGATGAATATCCAAGGACACGATGAGCGGAAAAGATCAACCAAGGCTGCCTATGTCTATCTACAGATGCAAGGCATTGCTCAATAAACCTGTACTGTTCTGATCCTTCTCTCCAGTCGTGTTCACTGTCAGCTATGCAGAAGTGAAATAGGCCATAATCTGTAGAGTACCTGCATTTTCAGAGTATAGCCGAAAAGTATTCATTGGACCTGGGTTTAGGTTTTTATCAGGAAGAAAAAAGGACCAAAACACAGAGATAGTGGGCAGAGTTTTGCAAACGCCAATGCTTATTATGCCTACGGAACAAACTGTTTAGCTAAGTGAAGGTATTCACAGTTAATCAATTGAAATAACAGCTGGTAGATATAATGAACACCAGTTCTCCAGAATCCTCAATCACTGTCTAAATACTTTATTTGTGTTTGACAAGTTTCAAAGATGTACACTCAACATTCTATGCATGTATCGAATTGCACTTATTTATTACTTTAGGAAACTGCATCTTACTATTCTTTTTAATTAGCTAATACCGAATATTTCATCAGCTAAGATGCTCAAATCTTACTCTtgtttcggccaaaaagagaaaAGTGGTAAGATTTATCCTAGaggaattttactaaaattaccaAAACTTTGCCTTGTTCTCAGCAGGATAATAAAACATGGTTTCTGCTGGCACACCACATTCACCACCAGAATCCGGAGTATCATAGAACGATCCTGAGTTTGGCCAATCACGTTCATGATTACCACTGCAACACAGATGACACATTATATTTTAAACAGCATCTGAAAGTTAACTCACATTGTATTTTAAACGGCATCTGAAAGTTAATTCTCAAAATATATTCTCGAAAATCACATACTAAGCTGCATAAGTAACGGAAGCATAGAGTACCTTGCAATCATGTAGGGAACAGTTGACGCTATAGGCTCCACCTGTGCTGTAAATTGGTCCCACTGTGAAATGTATCCATTCGAATAGGTCAAGTCTCCTATGTGGAAAACTATGTCAATGTTGTCCAAGTCCCTTATCAGTTGGTCAGTAGTATTGAGTGAACCAGGCTGATAATCACTGTACTCATTTGAACCATCACGCTCCGCCTGTGAGTTAAAAAATCTTTTCATATAACgcacaaaattcaaaaataataatatagttGGCAGTGCATAGAACATCGAAGCTCCAAAGAGCCAGACAAAATGCATGGGttggtcaatctatcaaaatTTCCATCTCTTGACAAATCCACCCACTCTCAAACCCTTCATTATTGGTTTTCCAATATTACCTTCCCCATATCGCCGAATACAACGACTCTCTGTAATGAGTTTTGTCCAGGATACGGGGATGATTTAAACGAATATGTCTTGCTCCATACGACTGAACCATTATACAAGAGATGACCCATCCTGTACATGTATCTGAAACAACATACATAACCTTGTAAGTGGGATCATTTAAACTTTCAATTTGTTATCTAGCTAGATAGGAGAACGGATATTTACGATGC from Gossypium arboreum isolate Shixiya-1 chromosome 1, ASM2569848v2, whole genome shotgun sequence harbors:
- the LOC108457941 gene encoding probable inactive purple acid phosphatase 27 isoform X1, which codes for MVWFWVLVLFTANLKLGLTHIHGGEQPLAKINILQTTVALHESASISAEPVLLGLKGEDTEWITVNFVNPKPSLDDWVGVFSPAKFDPSACPPVNERKKQLPYICSAPIKYKYANESSSYYEKTGTASLRFQLINQRADFSFALFSGGLSDPILVAISNPISFTNPKAPLYPRLAQGKSWSEMTVTWTSGYDIDEAVPFVEWGRKGDLQVRSPAGTLTFKQNSMCGSPASTVGWRDPGFIHTSFLKDLWPNFIYMYRMGHLLYNGSVVWSKTYSFKSSPYPGQNSLQRVVVFGDMGKAERDGSNEYSDYQPGSLNTTDQLIRDLDNIDIVFHIGDLTYSNGYISQWDQFTAQVEPIASTVPYMIASGNHERDWPNSGSFYDTPDSGGECGVPAETMFYYPAENKAKFWYSTDYGLFHFCIADSEHDWREGSEQYRFIEQCLASVDRHRQPWLIFSAHRVLGYSSNDWYSQEGAYEEPMGRDGLQKLWQKYKVDIAFYGHVHNYERSCPIYQNQCVNKEKNHYSGTVNGTIHVVVGGAGSHLSKFSQLIPYWSIYRDYDFGFVKLTAFNQSSLLFEYKKSRDGKVYDSFTISRDYKDVLACVHDGCEPTTLAS
- the LOC108457941 gene encoding probable inactive purple acid phosphatase 27 isoform X2, translating into MVWFWVLVLFTANLKLGLTHIHGGEQPLAKINILQTTVALHESASISAEPVLLGLKGEDTEWITVNFVNPKPSLDDWVGVFSPAKFDPSACPPVNERKKQLPYICSAPIKYKYANESSSYYEKTGTASLRFQLINQRADFSFALFSGGLSDPILVAISNPISFTNPKAPLYPRLAQGKSWSEMTVTWTSGYDIDEAVPFVEWGRKGDLQVRSPAGTLTFKQNSMCGSPASTVGWRDPGFIHTSFLKDLWPNFIYMYRMGHLLYNGSVVWSKTYSFKSSPYPGQNSLQRVVVFGDMGKAERDGSNEYSDYQPGSLNTTDQLIRDLDNIDIVFHIGDLTYSNGYISQWDQFTAQVEPIASTVPYMIASGNHERDWPNSGSFYDTPDSGGECGVPAETMFYYPAENKAKFWYSTDYGLFHFCIADSEHDWREGSEQYSQEGAYEEPMGRDGLQKLWQKYKVDIAFYGHVHNYERSCPIYQNQCVNKEKNHYSGTVNGTIHVVVGGAGSHLSKFSQLIPYWSIYRDYDFGFVKLTAFNQSSLLFEYKKSRDGKVYDSFTISRDYKDVLACVHDGCEPTTLAS